The DNA window GGACTGGGAATCCTGTATTTCGCTCTTTTGATGGCGATCACTCTGGGGGTATACCACACGCTGAATACAGACGGGGTGAACCTGGTGACAACTTTGATCCTTTGCGCGGGAGGAGGAATGGCCGGAGGAATGATTTCGTGATAAAAGGATTGCGAAAACCCTGACAGGATGGTATAATAGCATAAGTTAAGCGAAACTAAGGAGGAGAAACCGATGAAACATGTAAAAACCTTAAATACACAGACACTGAACAACACAGTAAAAAAAGGCGGATGCGGAGAATGTCAGACATCCTGCCAGTCTGCCTGCAAGACATCCTGTACAGTAGGAAACCAGACCTGCGAGAACAGGAAGTAAACAAGTTTTATTTGTGGATAGGAAATACCGGGGACAGCGGTCTTAAAGGTCGCTGTTTCTTGTCGTATAAAAGAGAAAAAGAAAGGGGTATCAAACCTTGATTCACCAGTATCAGAACAATGGATACCGCATTGTGCTGGATGTTTACAGCGGCGCGGTCCACGTTGTAGACGAGCTGTGCTATGATCTGATCGCATGGCTGACGCAGCAGAAAGAGTCCTATACCGCCCAGGAGCTTGGAGAAGACGAGCTGGGGCAGTCCGCCGTCCAGGCGTTGAGCGGAAAATATAAAGAAGAAGAGATTCGGGAAGGGCTTGCCGATATACAGGAGCTTACAGAAGCCGGACAGTTATTTACAGAAGATACATATGAGAGCCTGATCGGAGAAGTGAAGCAGAGGAAAACGGTGGTAAAAGCTCTGTGCCTCCACATTGCCCATGACTGCAACCTTGCCTGCAGGTACTGTTTTGCCGAGGAAGGAGAGTACCATGGAAGAAGAGCCTTGATGAGCTTTGAGGTAGGGAAAAAGGCGCTGGATTTCCTGATCCAGAATTCCGGGAACCGGCGGAACCTGGAAGTGGATTTCTTTGGAGGAGAACCTCTGATGAACTGGCAGGTGGTCAAAGACCTGGTGGCTTACGGAAGGGAGCAGGAGAAGCTCTATAATAAACATTTCCGTTTTACCGTGACCACCAACGGAGTGCTCTTAAATGACGAGATCCAGGAATTCATTAACCGGGAGATGGACAATGTGGTGCTCAGCCTGGATGGCCGGAAAGAAGTCAACGATGCGATGCGTCCATTCCGCAGCGGGAAGGGGAGCTACGACCTGATCGTGCCAAAATTCCAGAAACTGGCGGAAAGCCGGAACCAGGAGAAATACTATGTACGGGGAACCTTTACCCGGAATAATCTGGACTTTTCGAAGGATATCCTCCATTTTGCGGATCTGGGATTTAAACAGGTTTCAGTAGAACCGGTGGTGGGAGATGAGACAGATCCCTACGCCATCCGGGAAGAAGACCTGCCGGTGATCTTAGAAGAGTATGACAAGCTGGCGAAGATTATGATCCAAAGAGAAAAAGAGGGAAAAGGTTTTAATTTCTTCCATTTTATGATAGACTTAGACGGTGGTCCTTGTGTGGCGAAGCGCTTGTCAGGCTGTGGTTCGGGTACCGAATACCTGGCGGTAACGCCCTGGGGAGATCTCTATCCCTGCCATCAGTTCGTGGGACAGGAAGAGTTCAAGATGGGGACCGTTGAGGAGGGGGTCACACGGCCGCAGATCGCGGATGAATTCCGCAGCTGCAGCGTTTACTCCAAAGAAAAGTGCAGGAAGTGTTTTGCGAAATTCTACTGCAGCGGAGGATGTATGGCCAATTCACACCATTTCCATGGAACCATCCACGATACCTATGATGTTGGATGCGAGATGGAACGCAAACGGGTGGAATGTGCAATCATGATAAAAGCGGCGTTGTCCTAAAGTCGAAGGATGAGAGCGCGGAAAGGAAGTTGAACATGAAGAAAAGCAGAGGCATCATAAGCCTTTTGGTGACGGCGGTGCTCATTGTGCTGCTGGGTTACACTGCCATTTGGGGGTTTGGAGAAGGCGGAACCGGTTCGGCGAAGAACATCAAGCTGGGTCTGGATCTGGCGGGAGGCGTGAGTATCACCTACCAGGTCAAAGATGACAATCCATCCAGCGAAGACATGGCGGATACGATCTACAAGCTTCAAAGACGTGTGGAAGAGTACAGTACAGAGGCGGTAGTATACCAGGAGGGAGACGACCGGATCAATATCGAGATCCCCGGAGTATCTGACGCCAATCAGATTCTGGAGGAACTTGGTCAGCCGGGTTCTCTTTATTTCATTGCCCAGACTGGAAGCGATGGATCAGAAAACTATTCGATGATCAACAATACTGGTGATCCGGCCCAGGACTACCAGCTGAATAAAACTATTGAAGAACTGGAAGCAGACGGATCCATCGTCGTTACCGGTGATGAAGTTCAGGACGCGCGGGCCGGCGTGGTGGAAAATCAGACGACACAGCGGGATGAAAACGTTGTATCTTTGACCTTTACGGATGAAGGAACGGAAAAATTTGCCGCGGCCACGGAAAAAGCCTATGAAAATGGGGAGAGCATCGCGATCTACTACGATGGGACCTTTGTGAGCGTACCCAACGTGAACAACGCTATCGAAAATGGAGAGGCTCAGATTACGGGAAATATGACTTATGACGAAGCGGACACGCTGGCTTCCACTATCCGGATCGGAGGATTGCAGCTTGAGCTGGAAGAACTGCGGTCAAATGTAGTCGGCGCCCAGCTTGGAGAGGAAGCCATCAGTACCAGCCTGATGGCCGGAGTGATCGGGCTTTTGATCATTTTCATTTTTATGATCTTCGTTTATTATCTGCCGGGGTTGGCTTCCAGCCTTGCGCTGATCATCTATACAGAGATCGTTCTGCTGATCTTAAATGCTTTTGATGTGACGCTGACTCTGCAGGGAATCGCGGGTATCATTCTGAGTATTGGAATGGCGGTAGATGCCAACGTGATCATTTTTGCCAGAGTAAAAGAAGAGATGTCCAAAGGAAAAAGCGTGCGCAATTCCCTGAAAGCGGGATTTGATAAAGCTCTTTCCGCGATCGTAGACGGAAACGTGACGACCCTTATTGCGGCGGCAGTCCTGTGGTTCCTTGGTTCTGGAACGGTAAAGGGATTCGCTCAGACGCTGGCGATCGGTATTGTGGTTTCGATGTTTACGGCGCTTGTGATCACCCGGATGATCGTGTTCGCTTTCTATGAAGTGGGAATCCGCAATCCTAAGGTTTATTACCGCCCTAAGAAAGAGCGTGAACCTATCAATTTCCTGGGTAAAAGGAAATGGTTCTTTTCCGCTTCCATTGGAGTGATCCTGCTTGGATTCGTGATCATGGGAGTCAATGGGGGCAGAGGCGCGGGAGCTTTCTCCTACAGCCTGGATTTCCAGGGAGGAACTTCTACCAATGTTACCTTTAATGAAGATTATACCATCAATGAAATTGATCAGGAGATCGTGCCGGTGGTAGAAGAGGTGACCGGAGACGCTAATGTACAGACCCAGAAAGTAGATGGCACCAACCAGGTGATCATCAAGACGGTCACGCTTGATCTGGATCAGAGAGAGGCTCTTAACCAGGCTTTGGTGGATAACTTTGGCGTGGATGAGAGCAAGATCACAGCAGAGAATATCAGCTCTACGGTAAGTAATGAAATGCGTCAGGATGCGGTGATTGCGGTGATCGTGGCAAGTATCTTCATGCTGCTGTATATTTGGTTCCGGTTTAAAGATATCCGGTTCGCTACCAGCGCGGTTGCGGCTCTGCTCCATGACGTGCTGGTGGTGCTGGGATTCTACGCGGTTTCCAGGATCGCGGTGGGCAGTACCTTTATCGCGTGTATGCTGACCCTTGTGGGTTATTCTATTAACGCCACCATTGTGATCTTCGACCGGATCAGGGAAGAACTGCATTACCGGACCAAGACTACGGACCTTGCGTATATTGTCAATAAGAGTATCACCCAGACGCTGACCAGAAGTATCTACACTTCTCTTACTACCTTTATTTCGATCGCTGTGCTCTATGTCCTGGGCGTCAGCTCGATCAAAGAATTCGCCCTGCCGCTGATGGTGGGAATCGTAGTCGGCGCATACTCATCTGTCTGCATTACGGGAGCTTTGTGGTATGTGATGCGGACACGGGCGGATAAGAGGAAACAGAAATAATCACAGGCTAAGAAGAAAGCAGCCACAGCCATTTTCCGGCCATGGCTGTTTTCTGATGCAAGAATGGAAAAACAGTGTAGGAGCAGGGAAAAGTCTGATGGAGGAAGAAAATGGAACGATGGGTTCTGCTTAGAAAAGGCGGGGATTTCCAGGCCGCGAGTGAAAAATTTCAGATCAGTCCCAGACTGGCCTGTCTGATCCGGAACCGGGAAGTACAGGGAGAGGATCAGATAGAACAGTATCTGAACGGATCTCTCCTAGATCTGCATGATGGGATGCTGATGCGGGATATGGACCGGGCGGTAGATATCCTGCGGGAGAAGATAGAAGAAGGAAAGAAGATCCGGATCATAGGAGATTATGATATTGATGGGGTGAACGCCGCGTATATCCTTCTGGAAGGCCTGGAAAGAATGGGAGCGGACGTGGACAGCGACATTCCGGACCGGATCAGAGACGGCTACGGATTAAATATAGAACTGGTGGAGCGGGCTTATCAGGAAGGGGTGGATACGGTCTTGACCTGTGATAACGGCATCGCTGCCGCGGAAGAGATCGCTTATGGAAAACGGCTTGGCATGACAATGCTGGTAACCGACCATCATGAGGTCCCTTATGAGGAAATAGACGGGGAGAAGCAGTACCGTCTTCCTCCGGGAGACGCGGTCATTGACCCGAAACGGGAAGACTGCGGATATCCCTTTCAGGGACTTTGCGGCGCGGCAGTGGCCTATAAGCTGATGGAAGCCTTATACGAGGCTTCCGGCAGGGATTCGGAAGACCTGGACGACCTGATCGTCAATGTGGCCATCGCTACCGTGGGAGATGTGATGGATCTGACAGATGAGAACCGGATCTTTGTCAAAGAAGGACTAGCCATGCTTGGCAGGACTCAGAATCCGGGATTGAATGCTCTGATCGAATGTACAGGACTGGATAAGAAGCATATCAGCGCCTATCATATTGGATTTGTGCTGGGTCCCTGCCTGAACGCAGGAGGCCGGCTGGATACGGCCAAACGGTCTTTGGCGCTTCTTAGAGCCAAAACCCGCAAAGAGGCCGCGATCTTGGCGGGAGACCTGAAGGCTCTTAATGACAGCCGGAAAGAGATGACGGAAAAGGCGGTTGAGGAAGCCTGCCGTCAGATTGAAGATACGGACCTTTTGAAAGATAAAGTGCTGGTGGTCTATCTGCCGGACTGCCATGAGAGCCTGGCGGGAATCGTGGCGGGAAGACTGCGGGAGAGGTATTGGCGTCCGGTGTTTGTGCTGACAGACGGGGAAGAAGGAGTAAAAGGATCGGGACGTTCCATCGAAGCGTATTCCATGTATGAAGAGCTGAACCGCTGCGGGGATCTTTTGGAACGGTACGGAGGCCACAGACTGGCGGCGGGCCTGTCCCTGAAAAAGGAAAACGCAGGTCGGCTCCGCCAGGCGCTGAATAGTAATTGTACTCTGGAAGAGGCGGATCTGATGGAAAAAGTTGTTATCGATATGGAACTTCCCCTTTCCTGTGTGACGGAGAAGTTTATTGAAGAATTGAAAATTCTGGAACCCTTTGGGAAAGGGAATACAAAACCAGTGTTTGCCATAAGAGAGGCGGCGCTTTCCAAGCTGAGGATACTGGGGAAAAACAGGAATGTGCTGAAAATGCAGGCGGAAGATGGCGGGGGCGTAAAAATAGACGCGCTATATTTCGGCGGTATTGAGAAATTTAAAACATGCCTGGAGGAAAAATACGGGCATGGCTTTGCTGAGAGATTCCTGGATGGAAAAGAACCGGAAGCCAGGATGATGATCGCTTATTATCCGGGAATCAATGAATATATGGGGAGGAAAAGCCTGCAGATCGTGATCACCCATTGTCAGTAAGCGCTATAAATGTTATACTAAAAGGTATCATGTGGGTAAAATAGCTTTTTTGCCCCGGTATTTAGGATTATGGAGAGAAAATTGGAGAGGATACCATGAAATCAATCGAGGAATATGTAAGAAGTATCCCGGATTTCCCGGAGCCGGGGATTATTTTCCGGGATGTTACCAGTGTGCTCCAGGATGCGGACGGACTGCGCCTGGCCATCGACCTGATGCAGAAAAAGCTGGAAGGAGTAGATTTTGATTTGATCGTAGGGCCGGAGTCCAGAGGATTTATCTTTGGCGTGCCTATCGCCTATAATCTGCATAAACCGTTTATTCCGATCCGCAAGAAGGGCAAACTGCCGTGCGAGACCGTATCTATCCAGTATGATCTGGAGTATGGGACAGCAGAGCTGGAGATGCACAGAGACTCTGTGAAAGAAGGTCAGAAAGTAGTGATCATTGATGATCTTATCGCTACAGGCGGTACCAATGAGGCAATGATCAAACTGATCGAGGGACTGGGAGGAAAAGTAGTAAAGACCGTGTTCCTGATGGAACTTGCGGGGTTGGAAGGAAGAAAGAGACTGCAGGGATATGACGTGGACTCTGTGATCATTTATCCTGGGAAATAGTCTCCTGTCAATTCCGGGAAAGTGTTGTTGTGCCGGAAGCGGCAGGGAAAGTCATGAAAGAAGAAAGGAGGCATTAATATGTCAGGGAGAATCACGACTTATGAATCTCTGGATGACCGCATCGCGCCGGAATCCGTGATGAAAGACATGTCAGAAGGACTTGAGATCGTGGACGGACACGCGGTAAAAGCGCCAGGCGATTATGAAGATCCAGACCAGCTTTATGACATGTTAATCGCCCGTATTCGGAAATACCATCCGTCCACTGACGTCAGCATGATCAAAAAGGCGTATGAGACGGCAAAGAAGGCCCACGGGGATCAGTGCAGGAAATCGGGAGAGCCATATATCATCCATCCTTTATGGGTAGCGATCATCCTGGCTGATCTGGAGATGGATAAAGAGACCATTGCCGCGGGGATGCTCCACGATGTGGTGGAAGATACCCAGGTAAGTGAAGAGGAGATCAAAGAAGTATTCGGAGAAGAAGTGGCGCTTTTGGTAGATGGCGTTACAAAACTGGGCAGGCTGTCCTATTCCTCTGATAAGCTGGAAGTGCAGGCGGAGAATCTAAGGAAGATGTTCCTGGCCATGGCCAAAGATATCCGGGTCATCATCATCAAACTGGCAGACCGGCTCCATAATATGCGGACTTTGCAGTTTATGACGCCGGAGAAGCAGAAAGAAAAAGCGAAAGAGACAATGGATATCTATGCGCCTATCGCCCAGAGGCTTGGTATCTCTAAAATCAAAACGGAACTGGACGATCTGGCTTTGAAATACTCCCAGCCAGAGGTGTTCTTTGATCTGGTACGGCAGATCAACGCGCGGAAGACGGAGAGAGAGGAGTTTGTCGAACAGATCGTCAAAGAAGTATCCGATCATATGAAAAACGCCAATATTAAGGCGGAAGTCAACGGACGGGTCAAACACTTTTTCAGCATCTATCGGAAGATGGTGAATCAGGATAAAACGGTAGATCAGATCTATGATCTGTTTGCGGTGCGGATCATTGTGGATTCGGTAAAGGACTGCTACGCGGCGTTGGGCGTTATCCATGAGCTCTATACCCCGATCCCGGGGCGGTTCAAGGATTATATCGCTATGCCGAAACCCAATATGTACCAGTCGCTGCACACCACATTGATGAGCTCCGTGGGACAGCCTTTTGAAATCCAGATCCGGACGCAGGAGATGCATAAAACCGCGGAATATGGTATCGCGGCCCACTGGAAATATAAGGAATCCAATGACGGCAAGAAGAGCGTGGAGGCTCAGGAAGAAGAAAAACTAAGCTGGCTCAGGCAGATTCTGGAGTGGCAGAGAGACATGTCGGACAACCGGGAATTTCTTAACCTGATCAAAGGAGATTTAGATCTTTTCGCAGAAGACGTGTATTGCTTTACCCCGCAGGGCGATGTGAAGAACCTGCCCAACGGCTCTACCCCGATCGACTTTGCCTATGCCATCCACAGCGCGGTGGGAAATAAAATGGTGGGAGCCAGAGTCAATGGGAAACTGGTCAATATCGACTACAAGATCCAGAACGGAGACCGCATTGAGATCCTGACGTCCCAGAATTCCAGAGGACCAAGCAGGGACTGGCTTGGGATCGTGAAAAGTACCCAGGCAAAAAACAAGATCAACCAGTGGTTTAAAAAGGAATTTAAAGAAAGTAATATTGTAAAAGGAAAAGAACTGATCGGCGCTTATTGCAAAGCCAAAGGAATCAACGCCTCGGATATCCTGCAGACGAGATATCAGGAGATCGTCCAGAAGAAATATGGTTTTCGGGACTGGGATTCTGTCCTTGCCGCGGTCGGCCACGGCGGATTGAAGGAAGGCCAGGTGGTCAACCGTCTGGTGGAAGAGTACGGCAAGGAACATAAACAGGAGATCACCGATGAGGTAGTATTGGAGCGAGTAGCGGAAGCTTCCAAGCACAAGGTCCACATTGCCAAGTCCAAGAGCGGTATCGTGGTCAAGGGCATCGATGATATGGCGGTACGCTTCTCACGGTGCTGCAACCCGGTACCGGGAGATGAGATCGTAGGTTTTGTCACCAGAGGCCGGGGACTGTCTATCCATCGGACGGATTGTGTGAACATGCTGCACCTGACAGAGGCGGAAAGGGCCAGGCTGATCGATGCGGAGTGGGAGAGCGAAGTGGCGGAAGAATCAGGAGGCCAGTACCTGGCGGAGATCAAAATGTACGCCAATGACCGGCAGGGGCTTCTGATGGAAATGTCCCGTATCTTTACAGAGGCGGATGTAGACGTGAAGTCTATGAATGTACGCACCAGTAAGCAGGGGACGGCCACGATCGAGACCGGTTTCATCGTCCATAACAGAGAAGAACTGGGCCGGGTAGTGAAAAAACTCCGGCAGCTGGAAGGCGTGATCGATATTACCCGGACAACGGGATAAAGGAGAGATTATGGGAAAGAC is part of the Lachnospiraceae bacterium KGMB03038 genome and encodes:
- the scfA gene encoding six-cysteine peptide SCIFF; the protein is MKHVKTLNTQTLNNTVKKGGCGECQTSCQSACKTSCTVGNQTCENRK
- the scfB gene encoding thioether cross-link-forming SCIFF peptide maturase, yielding MIHQYQNNGYRIVLDVYSGAVHVVDELCYDLIAWLTQQKESYTAQELGEDELGQSAVQALSGKYKEEEIREGLADIQELTEAGQLFTEDTYESLIGEVKQRKTVVKALCLHIAHDCNLACRYCFAEEGEYHGRRALMSFEVGKKALDFLIQNSGNRRNLEVDFFGGEPLMNWQVVKDLVAYGREQEKLYNKHFRFTVTTNGVLLNDEIQEFINREMDNVVLSLDGRKEVNDAMRPFRSGKGSYDLIVPKFQKLAESRNQEKYYVRGTFTRNNLDFSKDILHFADLGFKQVSVEPVVGDETDPYAIREEDLPVILEEYDKLAKIMIQREKEGKGFNFFHFMIDLDGGPCVAKRLSGCGSGTEYLAVTPWGDLYPCHQFVGQEEFKMGTVEEGVTRPQIADEFRSCSVYSKEKCRKCFAKFYCSGGCMANSHHFHGTIHDTYDVGCEMERKRVECAIMIKAALS
- the secD gene encoding protein translocase subunit SecD — its product is MKKSRGIISLLVTAVLIVLLGYTAIWGFGEGGTGSAKNIKLGLDLAGGVSITYQVKDDNPSSEDMADTIYKLQRRVEEYSTEAVVYQEGDDRINIEIPGVSDANQILEELGQPGSLYFIAQTGSDGSENYSMINNTGDPAQDYQLNKTIEELEADGSIVVTGDEVQDARAGVVENQTTQRDENVVSLTFTDEGTEKFAAATEKAYENGESIAIYYDGTFVSVPNVNNAIENGEAQITGNMTYDEADTLASTIRIGGLQLELEELRSNVVGAQLGEEAISTSLMAGVIGLLIIFIFMIFVYYLPGLASSLALIIYTEIVLLILNAFDVTLTLQGIAGIILSIGMAVDANVIIFARVKEEMSKGKSVRNSLKAGFDKALSAIVDGNVTTLIAAAVLWFLGSGTVKGFAQTLAIGIVVSMFTALVITRMIVFAFYEVGIRNPKVYYRPKKEREPINFLGKRKWFFSASIGVILLGFVIMGVNGGRGAGAFSYSLDFQGGTSTNVTFNEDYTINEIDQEIVPVVEEVTGDANVQTQKVDGTNQVIIKTVTLDLDQREALNQALVDNFGVDESKITAENISSTVSNEMRQDAVIAVIVASIFMLLYIWFRFKDIRFATSAVAALLHDVLVVLGFYAVSRIAVGSTFIACMLTLVGYSINATIVIFDRIREELHYRTKTTDLAYIVNKSITQTLTRSIYTSLTTFISIAVLYVLGVSSIKEFALPLMVGIVVGAYSSVCITGALWYVMRTRADKRKQK
- the recJ gene encoding single-stranded-DNA-specific exonuclease RecJ, encoding MERWVLLRKGGDFQAASEKFQISPRLACLIRNREVQGEDQIEQYLNGSLLDLHDGMLMRDMDRAVDILREKIEEGKKIRIIGDYDIDGVNAAYILLEGLERMGADVDSDIPDRIRDGYGLNIELVERAYQEGVDTVLTCDNGIAAAEEIAYGKRLGMTMLVTDHHEVPYEEIDGEKQYRLPPGDAVIDPKREDCGYPFQGLCGAAVAYKLMEALYEASGRDSEDLDDLIVNVAIATVGDVMDLTDENRIFVKEGLAMLGRTQNPGLNALIECTGLDKKHISAYHIGFVLGPCLNAGGRLDTAKRSLALLRAKTRKEAAILAGDLKALNDSRKEMTEKAVEEACRQIEDTDLLKDKVLVVYLPDCHESLAGIVAGRLRERYWRPVFVLTDGEEGVKGSGRSIEAYSMYEELNRCGDLLERYGGHRLAAGLSLKKENAGRLRQALNSNCTLEEADLMEKVVIDMELPLSCVTEKFIEELKILEPFGKGNTKPVFAIREAALSKLRILGKNRNVLKMQAEDGGGVKIDALYFGGIEKFKTCLEEKYGHGFAERFLDGKEPEARMMIAYYPGINEYMGRKSLQIVITHCQ
- a CDS encoding adenine phosphoribosyltransferase, which codes for MKSIEEYVRSIPDFPEPGIIFRDVTSVLQDADGLRLAIDLMQKKLEGVDFDLIVGPESRGFIFGVPIAYNLHKPFIPIRKKGKLPCETVSIQYDLEYGTAELEMHRDSVKEGQKVVIIDDLIATGGTNEAMIKLIEGLGGKVVKTVFLMELAGLEGRKRLQGYDVDSVIIYPGK
- a CDS encoding bifunctional (p)ppGpp synthetase/guanosine-3',5'-bis(diphosphate) 3'-pyrophosphohydrolase — protein: MSGRITTYESLDDRIAPESVMKDMSEGLEIVDGHAVKAPGDYEDPDQLYDMLIARIRKYHPSTDVSMIKKAYETAKKAHGDQCRKSGEPYIIHPLWVAIILADLEMDKETIAAGMLHDVVEDTQVSEEEIKEVFGEEVALLVDGVTKLGRLSYSSDKLEVQAENLRKMFLAMAKDIRVIIIKLADRLHNMRTLQFMTPEKQKEKAKETMDIYAPIAQRLGISKIKTELDDLALKYSQPEVFFDLVRQINARKTEREEFVEQIVKEVSDHMKNANIKAEVNGRVKHFFSIYRKMVNQDKTVDQIYDLFAVRIIVDSVKDCYAALGVIHELYTPIPGRFKDYIAMPKPNMYQSLHTTLMSSVGQPFEIQIRTQEMHKTAEYGIAAHWKYKESNDGKKSVEAQEEEKLSWLRQILEWQRDMSDNREFLNLIKGDLDLFAEDVYCFTPQGDVKNLPNGSTPIDFAYAIHSAVGNKMVGARVNGKLVNIDYKIQNGDRIEILTSQNSRGPSRDWLGIVKSTQAKNKINQWFKKEFKESNIVKGKELIGAYCKAKGINASDILQTRYQEIVQKKYGFRDWDSVLAAVGHGGLKEGQVVNRLVEEYGKEHKQEITDEVVLERVAEASKHKVHIAKSKSGIVVKGIDDMAVRFSRCCNPVPGDEIVGFVTRGRGLSIHRTDCVNMLHLTEAERARLIDAEWESEVAEESGGQYLAEIKMYANDRQGLLMEMSRIFTEADVDVKSMNVRTSKQGTATIETGFIVHNREELGRVVKKLRQLEGVIDITRTTG